The genomic region TTCAATACTATTCAGACTTAAAATAGAAGACAAATTGGGCGATTCCTTTGGAATATCATTATCAATAAACGAATTCTCCGCCAGTTTAGCGAGCTTGAATGGGCGCTTATTTACTGATCCTCCCACACATACTTGTTCTGCAATCGCACTTTTCTTAACCATAGGAGAATTATCATTCTCAACAAATGATTTTGCGAGGAGATGAGCGAGCTTAAATGAGCGCCGATTCACTTTTTCTGGAATCGCAGTTTTCTTAACTGCAAAATTATGGCTACTATGACTATAAATTACAGAGCAAGGTCGAGGGGCTGACAATTTTTTGTGTGAATAACAAGTGTGACTATTCACATCAGGGAAAAGCGGTGGGCAATTATTGGGCAAAGCATGGGTCTTAGCGACGCAATTTCCCATTGGAGAGAGTAACACTTTACTAATAACATGGCCTCTGCTCAATCGGTCTTAAAAGGAAGGGAGATAATAAACGAGAAGCAGTCACCTCATCAACTTGGCAGCTCAATACAACAAAACTGACAACACGGTTTTAAAGTGAAGTGACTTGACCGATCAGTGAAGGTAAACGACGTCTGGTCGATCTTATTCGGACTACGATCTAAAATTATTGAATGCCAGCCATATAAACATTAGTGAAAAATAGAAAAGCATGGTTCTCAGTTGATGTGTGTATGTCAGAAGGTGTGGGAAAAAACAAATAATATCATCCTCCCTCCCTCTGCAATTCTAATTGTTGTGCAATTCATTTGTTGCCCCTCTACAAATAGAATATAAGCGTCGGTGATCGCTCCATGAATTCAATGATAAACATGTTAAAATGGTAATGGCCAGCGATTCTCCCTAAGCTGTCCTCCACATAATGCAGAATTTATTTGTCCATGTATAAATAGAATATAAATCTTGGTGATCACTGAACGAATTCAGTGATAAACATATAAAAGTGGCAAAAGTGATTGAATCGATTCTCTTTCTAGATTTATGATGATTAGATGGTAAGTAGGTGATTATTTCGAtacataaattattattttatgtgAAATTGTTATATAAttgtatttttaaaaattatatatatatattaataagaattTGAATTCTTTtgttaaatttgtattttttatttggtttAGATTTGTAGAAATAAAATTGATTGaatttctaaattttaatttttaaagattgaatttttaattttagtCTATGTTACTCTCTATTATGAATAGTTTTGAGGCAATTAGAGCACAGGCTATTTTAAATTACATGTTATGGTAGTTTATTTATGACTAAGCCTAATTGATttgaataatttaatatttatctaGGAGCATATCTAGAAATCATATCCAAAAGGATAAAGAGTTTTACATCAACATCCTAAGACGATCCCAAGAAACCAACCCAATGGCTCCCGCTCAAGACTCCCACCACTCCTACATTTTAAATGTCCCCTTCCCGCCCGATGGTCCTACATTGCATTCAGTCGTTGACTTGGGTTTTGTGGAGGTTGATACTAGTTCTAAGCCTCCTAAGTTTGGTGTTGGCTTTAGGGAAATTGGGGCATTAAAGGCTACATGCGATGGGGCTACAAATGGTGGTTCGGTGAGGAGTATGTCTAATGTTCTGGGtaatgttgtggatgatcttgctAGGGCTTTGTCTGGGAAAGGTGTTGTTGGCTCTGTCAATATTGTTGCCCTTTCCCCCTTGCTCCAATCATCAAACCTATGTAGACATGCTAAGGAAAATAGTTTTGACCTATTCTCTGGCTAGTGTTTCTTTCCATAAGCATGTGTCTTTGTCCTCAAGACCCCCCAAGGCGATTTTAGGATAAGTGCTCATAGATAAAGAGATTTTTTTTCTCTTAAATAGGCCTGGTCTATAGGCTTTTCCATTTTTGGCCATCTCTACTAGATCTAAATAGCTCGATCTCTACACAGTGGCTTCCTTTGGTGGAGTATAAGAAAGAGATTTACCCTTATGCTAGGGGTTTCTTTGTTGCTAGATTGGCATCTTTTTCTAATTGTGATACTATTCTTGAAGGTGTTGACTAGATGCGGGGTTCACACCCTCCCTTACCTCATCCTCAGTTGCCTTAAACCATCTTAAGGAATTGGATGTTGTTACCCTTGTTTTGTTTAGGCTACCTTATCTTCCCTTACATTTTTGGTGTAAATTTTCCTATGAGACAATTGGAAATGTCCTAGGTGTGTCTACAAGTGGATAatatctctactaatttttctttaTCTCCATTTCATGTATTCTAGTATAAATTGATCTATGCAGAGCTCTCTTGGGAGATACTATTTTGCATGTGAATGATCATCCTTAAACCCAATTGATTTATTATGAGGGTTTTCCATTATGATGTAGACATTGCTTTGCTACAGGATATCTAGCCTCTAACTATTCTTGTGGCCGTCACAATTCCTCTTCTTCTTGGTGGACAAATTCTCTTATTGAACATATTATAGTTTTCCCAGATGACTCTTGTGACTCTGAGTCTATTGAGCCCACCTCTCCTATTTCAACACCCTTTGAATCCCACCTTGACACTTTGGTTGTTGTTAATCAAAATTCCCTTAGTAGATCTCCAACTATTATTTGCCACACTAAATTTCCTTCTAACAATATAATTATAAATGCTAGGAATAAGTTTTCTTCTACTATTTCACCTACTCTTGTTTGCCAAATTTCTTCAAACAAAAAAATGGTTGCTTCTAAGGTTCATACTGATGTTAATGattcttttgttgtttattttgataAAGTTATTACCCTTAATGATGTTTTTCTTTCTCATTGTACCTTCATTGCCCCACCTTTGTTTGTTGTTTCCTTTTCTAAGGCTATTAGTGAAGTTTCACTATCCCCTTCACTTGGATGTGTTGATGACAAATATGGTTGAACAACAATTCAAAGAAGGAAGAAAGATGTAAAGATGGCCAAGGTTTCTCCTAGTTCTAAATGAAAGAAATATGTAAAGGTTTTGCCTAGTCCTAACTTTGGTCAACTCTTACATTAGAGCTTTGTTGttctatttttaattgtttttttctaATCTGTAATGGTTGGGGCCCCTCCCCACTTATCTCAATTAAACAAATCTTAGGAGCATACAACGTATGACTAATTATTTTAATCTTTGTTCATTGTCATTGAATTGACCTACCTAAGTTCTTGACTTGAGTTGTCAAATAATAGATTACTACAATAACATAACCCAAAACTTGAATTAAAGACAAAATTGGTGATAAAGCACATGGAAGTaaataaaaacatgaaaaatataataaaatgtgCAATAAGCTTCCATGATATTTGAGATCTTCTCCGAGCAATGGTATGTAATTGATTTTTATAGTTTTTTTGTAAAACATATAACATAAGGGTGGAAATGAGTGAAATAATCATGAAAATAGTAGCATATGGATAGTGTGAGGTAGGGAAATGAGCATAAGATTCAAAGCAAAAATAATTAGCCAACCACAAAACTAAATGCTATGAAAGTAACTCTTATCAAAATACATATAAGAAttaaaaataagacattcaaaagaaatgaaaatcatcaccaatgtctccttcaattgacctccattgtccttctttctcctccaaatagcttaTTTTGTGGATCTCACATATGAGTGCAATAAGAAAGAAATCAAGATTGCAAGATTATTTTGATAGTGCAAGGATACTAGAAACATGGTTGATTCCCAAGATTGaagaaatgcatccaatttataagAAAATTGGAGAGATAagcaaattagcatgaaaagaGTTAAAGAGGCAATTTGATTTGAAAATTGGgaaaaaggattgaaagaagaaggttatgacaccttctatgtcataaatcaTGACGAATTTCCAATGCAAAGTGCAAGGACTAAATGCCAAGTTAAGTGCTATGACATGCTGCTATGTCAAGCATTATggtgcatgagaaattcatgcctcCACTCTATGAAAAGTGAAGCATGAAAATAGGGACAACTAGAGAGGGACAATTTAGTTGGAAATTAgaattggaaaattaggaaaataGGTGGAAACAAAGGAACAAGAAATTAGGAGATTAGTAAATGAGGGAAActtaggaaattaggaaaaaaagtgaaattaattaataaattatcattcactaattaattcacaaagaagggaataattagccaattaaatgaatatttaattatgacaagaggagacttaggattaaataaataaatttatttaacctaaaagGGAAATAATGAAAaggattagatgaataaatcataaaaccctaggagaaaACTAGAGATGAAAGGGTGTTGATTAGGTCATGACAAGACTAAAGCAATTGATATAGGGTCgatcatgattaaatgatgaagactGATAATTGATAAAGTGTCAACATTGGTTGAAAAGGATCAATCAAAAATTTATCAATAATTGACGAAGGATAAAATTTATAGGTGTTAATTGACGAGGACCAATGACAGATCGGTCCACATTGacaagaaatgatgattgattgatatcaatgataaattgatcaaagattgataaaatggTCGACTTGATAAAGGTCAAATGAcaaaagaccaatgacaaattggTCACAAATTGATAAGGAATTGACAAATTGATAATTGACAAGGATGCAAAATGATCCAAAATGATTGATAATAGATCGAAGATTTGTTGAAGACgacaaagatcaaggacaaaacctCAATTCGACATCAagaagggttgacgatgtccaatCGACATGATAAAATGATAGACAATGataaagattgaggacaaaaatCCTAATTTGACATGGCGAAGGGTTGACAATGTCCAATTGATATGATATAGATTGAAAGTCATGATAATGTCAATAAGACCTaactgaaaatgcaagaaacaCAATCGAAAGAGAAAGAAATGcaaaggggtgaactcacaataatggttcccacttttttgccacttttgacactgagatgaacatttttaaaataatcttcaactttcgagaactataacttttaaactattaaaaatttgaagatgatgtaaattagtgatttgtagcattttgtctgtagattctatatatattttttacaaatttttttgaaggattttttttttaatttttccatctccctcgaaaagtaggtttttacaacaaactaaattttttaagagtgatgtgcctcccaaaacacataatttttttctataaatgataaaaactcaattcttttgaattttggtttttaacatcaatatccagagcttgaaattggtttgatagtgatatgttcaatatttttcattttattaagttttgaagtccgactagtcataattcagacataggtttaagtttgaacacataacttgttctatatatattgaaattcaattttttttttgttagaaataagacatcaatacctggtgcttagatatttttcagaatttttttgaattagtttcctatttttcccaatgcgttgaaaagagaagttcatgttctgtgaaaaaccaatattccataaaattaaaaaaataagaacataataaattcacaatgtaataaaattatactcattggaaagcttgcttcaagtactaccatctaatattttggggttatcaaggttatttcatttgtgccttgaaccagaggtctGATGTCAGAAATTCCTCAGAACTCTGAAAATGTTTGGGATAAACGTCTAacaagagggttcgaatgaacacagGTTCGAGCGAGGGGGGGTCCTCTCGAACCCCAACCCACATGCTAAATTATGACACACACTTTTTCATAACGACCGGGTTTGAACACACCCGACCTTTTCTAACTGTTGGCGTTCGTTCGAACCCTGGCCaactcaatttttttcttttgtacaTTTAAGTATAgtcgtataaatatacataatttttttcatttttttaacacacaaatgattaaaacaattcacaattttggatgaaagaagacatttgaaaattattttgagggcaataatttgaagatatttgaaggtttttttaaaagcatggggaacaagaagagaaggtaaaataagacttcaaggaattattctcccaaaacggaacaaagatatcgagaacaaagaagacaaagatatcatgatgcaagtatgtatttttatttttatttctatttaattttttatgtattacgtaccaaaaatagtgtttatttgttagtattagttagttcaatatttttaatctaatatttttaatgaaaattaatttaaaaaatattaattaaattaatttaatttatataataattctatcttaattaattctaaatgatgttatttttattaaattaattggaaatagtaggattaaaaataatctcattttaattggaaagcataattaatttgaaaaaatatgtgtatttggaaatttcaaattccattaatttgattgttgtgtaattgaccttttctcctatataattaagtccatttataatagataagacctattaagtaataaaattaataagaccgattatgtcataatttaggttttaacttatattgaatatttaagacatgtacttaatttcatgtgataggtcctttaatatcacataatatatatgtcttaaggggagtcaagtatattaatgtgaaatgtttttgcatacgtggtcatattaattaataataaggcctattatgtgatattagggcttattacattgattataggtcttaaatgtgacataaatttagaacctattatgtcataataggttctatttatatgacttcacgtatgcaaaaacatttcacattatactcaagagtccccttaagatagctatattatgcagatcatattaggataggtattacatgtgatattaggaggtctatcatgcaataataggtcttaaatacacatgacattatagtccacctattatgacataatttttaaacatgttactaaatgtcttgaaaatttggtttcaaattaaacttggaattttgTTACATTAGaaatattctctgtcatcttaaattatgtgcaaaaCGGGcttgagaagaagggagttctaaaGCGGGAGGCGAGGCAAACAAacttgttgaagaacacaatatagttgatgaacatagagaGGAGCTTGTCCAAGTTAAACCAATGGagtttgaaggagaggggtcaggctccttacctcctaccactggtatggatgagcatattatggatctagctaaataggtgaagagaaatatttcttataaaaatttagatcatttacttgaaatggatgtggatgagttgaaatgtctcagtgaagaacctagacatactaaaaggaggtcaatgaataaaagtgcaaaagaaataatgtctcatt from Cryptomeria japonica chromosome 3, Sugi_1.0, whole genome shotgun sequence harbors:
- the LOC131031029 gene encoding uncharacterized protein LOC131031029, with translation MGNCVAKTHALPNNCPPLFPDVNSHTCYSHKKLSAPRPCSVIYSHSSHNFAVKKTAIPEKVNRRSFKLAHLLAKSFVENDNSPMVKKSAIAEQVCVGGSVNKRPFKLAKLAENSFIDNDIPKESPNLSSILSLNSIEKRNCSARVEEANAKFKDSESPRSSGSLKHARLKLSAGLCMPYSLAEEDDMAFGSPMSVERREWSSFDEFSDSSSDLFDIDFRKPESLAAVAFSAD